One genomic region from Chelmon rostratus isolate fCheRos1 chromosome 11, fCheRos1.pri, whole genome shotgun sequence encodes:
- the heatr5b gene encoding HEAT repeat-containing protein 5B isoform X3: MELAHSLLLNEDALAQITEAKRPVFIFEWLRFLDKVLVAANRVDVKEKQKKLVEQLTGLISSAPGPPTRKLLAKNLATLYSIGDTFTVFQTLDKCNEIIKSKDDTPAYLPTKLAAVACVGAFYEKMGRMLGSSFPDTINNLLKALKSAESQGRGEILLSLQKVLSGLGGAAASCHRDIYKNARSLLTDRSMAVRCAVAKCLLELQNEAVFMWTTELENVATLCFKALEGSNYGVRVAVAKLLGTVMATALMPKQAAVMRQNVKRATLEEVLELMATGFLRGGSGFLKSGGEMLKGGGSVSREVRVGVTQAYVVFVTTLGGQWLERNFATFLSHVLDLVSHPRATQTHVEAVYSRRCVSFMLRATLGGLLGEKAQIAAGKEICQAISKQMRAVEAVVNDISGENKAGAADVSASQHVMVCALKELGSLVQSLSATASPLIQEPSIGLLETVTSVLLHPSMAARLAAAWCLRCVAVALPYQLTPLLDRCAERINNLKSSPEAVSGYSFAMAALLGGVHQCPLGIPHSKGKLVVSIAEDLLRTAAQNSRLSLQRTQAGWLLLGALMTLGPSLVRYHLPKMLLLWRNVFPRSQKELEAEKARGDSFTWQVTLEGRAGALCAMRSFVAHCPELLTEDVIRRLMTPIECAMTMMSHVPAIIKVHGAHLKASAAMVRLRLYDILALLPPKTYEGSFNALLRELVAEFTLTDNSANTTTSLLRSLCHYDDSVLMGSWLQETDHKSIEDQLQPNSASGSGALEHDPSSIYLRVPVGEAIPGPLPLGVSVIDASVALFGVVFPHVSFKHRLQMLDHFAECIKQAKGVRQQAVQLNIFTAVLSALKGLAENKSTLGPEEVRKSALALVMGALDNPNPILRCAAGEALGRMAQVVGEATFIARMAQTSFDKLKSARDVVSRTGHSLALGCLHRYVGGIGSGQHLKTSVSILLALAQDGSSHEVQTWALHSLALIVDSSGPMYRGYVEPTLSLVLTLLLTVPPSHTEVHQCLGRCLGALITTVGPELQGNGATISTIRSSCLVGCAIMQDHSDSLVQAAAISCLQQLHMFAPRHVNLSSLVPCLCVHLCSSHLLLRRAAVACLRQLAQREAAEVCEYAMSLAKRAGDSKDPTINLNITETGLEGVLFGMLDRETDRKLCSDIHDTLGHMLSSLAVEKLSHWLKLCKDVLAATTDVGGAVVFEVEKDEEDSEKKDEMDDDTMFTGLGEDDKSKPSVAPRWVTRVFAADCLCRIILLCENDKAHFDLAAARSAQAKNPKGDQLVLHLSDLIRMAFMAATDHSNQLRMAGLQALEDIIKKFASVPEPEFPGHVILEQYQANVGAALRPAFSPDTPSDITAKACQVCSTWIGSGVVSDLNDLRRVHNLLVSSLDKVQAGKGSSSQLYSESATTMEKLAVLKAWAEVYVVSMKIKKEAESKPARPVRSADDDEDEDDLGADVLPPDSLITLVQPELPSLSRLWLAMLRDYALLTLPAEFSSQLPPDGGAFYTPETIDTARLHYRSSWAPVLHAVALWLSSTGFGAGEEKEEIPSAPSKTPALPQGASLTTKTFEESVEDRMHLMLGVSIEFLCFPRPEEPIEHVMSCLQALFTLLESPCAKTHIAEDQLLAVELLNVLHRLLLTRDPPAVQLQVTAVVQETIRAAQDHLQRQRTTKGKEEEGEKDSQPSLGEGGDTGELVPGKSLVFAAMELLVFILVRHLPQLNTRVKESPSHVPLRPQRLPEESARLVANTVSILAELPSLCSPAGGMTILPTVLFLITGVLRETAVKTADNSVPVPVSAALQGIKTIITSPLARMESMQTQWTGLVRSSLASVLEHSQPDESRPDMDEVSMLTAITLFLLSASNELVGVTVLQKGCMDRFRNALNSSDPWVQARCYQLLLSVFQHSNRALSTPYIHALAPLMVQKLKAVERSRPGTAVELQAVQEGIRVLENLVNMGEEQNRVQLLALLVPTLISYLLDENAISSAPQVSKSLHDFALQNLMRIGPLYPAAFKIVIGAAPELKIRLESAIRANQASSRAKDAARQAQPTVQAAPTIKLKKSFF; the protein is encoded by the exons ACAGGTCCATGGCTGTACGCTGCGCGGTAGCAAAG TGCCTGTTGGAGCTCCAGAATGAGGCAGTATTCATGTGGACCACAGAACTGGAGAATGTGGCCACATTGTGTTTCAAAGCGCTGGAAGGATCTAACTATGGGGTTCGAGTGGCAGTGGCCAAGCTGCTGGGCACAGTCATGGCCACTGCCCTGATGCCCAAACAAGCAGCTG tgATGCGTCAGAACGTGAAGCGGGCCACTctggaggaggtgctggagctAATGGCCACAGGTTTCCTGCGTGGTGGATCTGGCTTTCTGAAGAGCGGAGGGGAGATGTTGAAGGGGGGAGGCTCTGTCAGCAGGGAGGTGCGGGTGGGCGTCACACAG GCCTACGTTGTGTTTGTGACTACACTTGGTGGTCAGTGGCTGGAGCGCAACTTTGCCACATTCCTGTCCCACGTTTTGGACCTGGTGTCTCACCCACGGGCCACGCAGACACATGTTGAGGCTGTGTACTCACGCCGCTGTGTCTCCTTCATGCTACGTGCCACCCTGGGGGGCTTACTTGGAGAGAAAGCACAAATCGCAGCCGGCAAAGAAATCTGCCAAGCCATCAGCAAGCAAATGAGGGCTGTGG AGGCAGTTGTGAATGACATCAGTGGAGAGAACAAGGCCGGAGCGGCTGATGTCTCTGCCAGTCAGCATGTTATGGTGTGTGCCCTAAAAGAGCTGGGCAGTCTGGTTCAGAGCTTGAGTGCCACAGCTTCACCCCTCATCCAGGAGCCTTCTATAG GACTCCTTGAAACTGTCACCTCAGTGCTGCTACACCCTAGCATGGCGGCACGTTTGGCGGCCGCGTGGTGCTTGCGGTGTGTTGCCGTGGCACTTCCGTATCAGTTGACCCCACTGCTGGACCGCTGTGCAGAGAGAATCAACAACCTGAAGAGTTCACCTGAGGCCGTGAGTGGCTACAGCTTTGCAATGGCTGCTCTGCTGGGAGGCGTACACCAGTGTCCACTCGGCATCCCCCACTCCAAGGGCAAG TTGGTGGTGAGCATAGCTGAAGACCTCCTGCGGACAGCTGCTCAGAATAGCCGACTATCCCTGCAGCGCACACAGGCTGGATGGCTGCTGCTGGGTGCCCTCATGACTCTGG GACCGTCCCTTGTGCGCTATCACCTTCCCaagatgttgctgctgtggaggaacGTGTTCCCTCGCTCCcagaaggagctggaggcagAAAAGGCCAGAGGAGACTCCTTCACCTGGCAGGTCACCCTGGAGGGCCGAGCAGGAGCACTTTGTG CCATGCGTAGTTTTGTGGCTCACTGTCCCGAGCTGCTCACAGAAGATGTGATCCGTAGACTGATGACTCCCATTGAATGTGCCATGACCATGATGTCTCA tgTACCTGCCATCATTAAGGTCCATGGCGCTCACCTGAAAGCAAGTGCAGCAATGGTGAGGCTCAGGTTGTACGACATCCTGGCTCTGTTGCCCCCGAAGACCTATGAAG GCAGCTTCAATGCCCTCCTGAGGGAGCTGGTGGCAGAGTTCACTTTGACGGACAACTCGGCTAACACTACCACCTCCTTGCTGCGCTCGCTCTGTCACTATGACGACAGTGTACTCATGGGTTCCTGGCTACAGGAGACTGACCACAAGTCCATAGAGGATCAG CTGCAGCCCAACAGTGCGTCTGGCAGCGGAGCTCTGGAACACGATCCCTCCTCCATCTACCTGCGTGTCCCTGTAGGCGAGGCCATCCCAGGGCCTCTCCCTTTGGGTGTGTCAGTCATCGATGCTTCAGTGGCCCTTTTTGGTGTTGTTTTCCCCCACGTGTCCTTTAAACATCG GCTGCAGATGCTAGACCACTTTGCAGAGTGTATAAAGCAGGCCAAAGGAGTTCGGCAACAAGCAGTCCAGCTGAATATCTTTACTGCAGTGCTTAGTGCCCTCAAG GGTTTGGCTGAGAACAAGAGTACTTTGGGCCCTGAGGAGGTGCGTAAGTCGGCCTTGGCCCTGGTGATGGGAGCATTGGACAATCCCAACCCCATCCTGCGCTGTGCTGCCGGAGAGGCTCTGGGCAGGATGGCTCAGGTGGTGGGAGAGGCTACCTTCATCGCCAGAATGGCCCAGACCAGTTTTGACAA ACTGAAGTCGGCTCGTGATGTGGTATCAAGGACAGGCCATTCACTGGCTCTTGGCTGTCTGCATCGATACGTTGGGGGAATTGGCTCAGGCCAGCACTTAAAGACCAGTGTCAGCATCCTATTAGCTCTGGCCCAGGATGGATCCTCTCATGAGGTCCAG aCATGGGCTTTGCACTCTCTGGCTCTGATTGTGGATTCTAGTGGGCCCATGTACAGAGGCTACGTGGAGCCTACACTGTCCCTGGTACTCACCCTACTCCTCACCGTGCCCCCGTCTCACACAGAGGTGCACCAGTGTTTGGGCCGCTGCCTGGGAGCTCTCATCACTACTGTGGGACCAGAATTACAGG GAAATGGAGCCACTATCTCCACCATCCGCTCGTCCTGCCTGGTGGGCTGTGCCATAATGCAGGACCACTCTGACTCCCTTGTGCAGGCAGCTGCCATCTCATGcttgcagcagctgcacatgtTCGCTCCACGCCATGTCAACCTGTCCAGCCTGGTGCCCTGTCTCTGT GTGCACCTGTGCAGCTCTCACCTGTTGCTCCGTCGTGCTGCTGTGGCCTGCCTGAGACAGCTCGCtcagagagaggctgcagaggtctgcGAGTATGCCATGAGCCTGGCGAAGAGAGCAGGAGACAGCAAAGACCCTACAATCA ATCTGAACATCACAGAGACCGGTTTGGAGGGCGTTCTTTTTGGCATGCTGGATcgggagacagacaggaagctgtgtTCTGATATCCATGACACACTGGGCCACATGCTGTCATCGCTTGCTGTGGAAAAGCTTTCTCATTGGCTGAAACTCTGCAAGGATGTCCTGGCAGCAACTACAG ATGTAGGAGGAGCCGTTGTATTCGAGGTGGAGAAGGATGAGGAAGACTCTGAGAAAAAAGATGAGATGGATGACGACACCATGTTCACAGGCCTGGGTGAAGATGACAAATCCAAGCCCTCCGTGGCGCCGCGCTGGGTGACGAGGGTATTTGCCGCGGACTGCTTGTGCCGCATCATCCTgttgtgtgaaaatgacaaagcaCACTTTGACCTGGCAGCTGCCCGCTCTGCACAGGCCAAGAACCCCAAAG GGGATCAGTTGGTGCTCCATTTGTCTGACCTCATCCGTATGGCCTTCATGGCGGCCACAGACCACAGTAACCAGCTGCGGATGGCCGGCCTGCAGGCCCTGGAGGACATCATTAAAAAGTTTGCCTCCGTACCAGAGCCAGAGTTCCCAGGGCATGTTATCCTGGAACAATACCAGGCCAAT GTTGGAGCTGCCCTCAGGCCTGCGTTTTCACCTGATACACCGTCTGACATAACGGCTAAGGCATGCCAG GTGTGTAGTACGTGGATTGGCAGTGGCGTTGTGAGTGACCTCAACGACCTGCGGCGAGTCCATAACCTGCTTGTGTCATCGCTGGACAAGGTGCAGGCTGGGAAGGGCTCATCCAGTCAGCTGTACAGTGAGAGTGCTACCACGATGGAGAAACTGGCTGTGCTAAAGGCATGGGCCGAG GTGTATGTGGTGTCGATGAAGATCAAGAAAGAGGCTGAGTCGAAGCCTGCCAGACCAGTCCGAAGTGCAGACGACGACGAGGATGAGGACGATCTGGGAGCCGACGTGCTTCCACCTGACAGCCTCATCACTTTGGTGCAGCCAGAGCTGCCCTCGCTGAGCCGCCTGTGGCTGGCCATGCTGCGAGACTACGCCCTGCTCACTCTGCCTGCTGAGTTTTCCAGCCAGCTGCCCCCTGACG gcgGCGCGTTTTATACGCCAGAGACTATAGACACAGCAAGGCTCCACTATCGCAGTTCTTGGGCCCCTGTCCTGCATGCTGTGGCTCTGTGGCTGAGCAGCACTGGGTTTGGAGCTggtgaagagaaagaggagatcCCCTCAGCTCCCTCCAAGACACCTGCCCTCCCTCAAGGAGCCTCCTTGACCACAAAGACCTTTGAGGAGTCGGTGGAAGACAGGATGCATCTAATGTTGG gtgtcAGTATAGAGTTTCTTTGCTTCCCCCGGCCCGAGGAGCCCATTGAACATGTGATGTCCTGCCTGCAGGCACTGTTCACTCTGCTAGAATCTCCATGTGCAAAGACCCACATCGCAGAGGACCAG CTGTTGGCAGTGGAGCTCCTGAACGTGctccacagactgctgctgaccCGGGATCCTCCTGCTGTACAGCTCCAGGTCACTGCTGTCGTACAGGAGACCATCAGGGCTGCGCAGGACCATCTGCAGCGACAGAGGACCACCAAGG gcaaagaggaagaaggcGAGAAAGACTCTCAGCCCAGCCTAGGGGAAGGAGGAGACACAGGAGAGCTCGTCCCTGGCAAGTCTCTGGTGTTCGCCGCCATGGAGCTGCTCGTGTTCATCCTGGTCCGCCACTTACCACAGCTTAATACACGTGTGAAGGAGTCACCCAGCCATGTGCCACTCAGACCTCAGCGGCTACCCGAAGAAAGTGCACGCCTGGTGGCGAACACAGTTTCCATCCTGGCAGAACtgccctccctctgctctcctgctg GAGGCATGACCATCCTACCTACGGTGCTCTTCCTAATCACGGGTGtgctgagggaaactgcagttAAGACTGCTGACAACTCGGTGCCTGTGCCCGTGTCAGCCGCCCTGCAGGGCATCAAGACCATCATCACCTCCCCACTGGCCCGGATGGAGagcatgcagacacagtggACTGGCCTCGTGAGGAGCAGCCTGGCGTCTGTACTCGAGCACTCACAGCCAG ACGAGTCCAGGCCTGACATGGATGAGGTCAGTATGCTGACAGCCATCACgctcttcctgctgtctgccAGCAATGAACTTGTTGGAGTAACAGTCCTACAGAAGGGCTGCATGGACCGCTTCCGAAATGCCCTCAACTCTAGTGATCCCTGG GTCCAGGCACGGTGTTACCAGCTTCTGTTATCAGTGTTTCAGCACTCCAATCGTGCCCTGTCTACTCCGTACATCCACGCTCTGGCTCCACTCATGGTGCAGAAGCTGAAGGCAGTGGAGCGCAGTCGGCCAGGGACCGCTGTGGAACTGCAGGCTGTGCAGGAGGGAATCAGGGTCCTGGAGAATCTGGTCAACATGGGTGAAGAGCAAAACC GGGTGCAGTTGCTCGCTCTTCTTGTACCAACTCTCATCTCCTACCTTTTGGATGAAAATGCTATCTCCTCTGCACCCCAAGTCTCCAAGAGCCTGCATGATTTTGCCCTTCAGAACTTAATGCGGATTGGGCCCCTCTATCCAGCTGCCTTCAAGATAGTAATTGGTGCCGCACCTGAGCTTAAAATCCGTCTGGAATCTGCTATACGGGCCAACCAGGCCAGCAGTAGAGCCAAAGATGCAGCCAGGCAAGCTCAGCCAACTGTGCAAGCCGCACCAACCATCAAACTCAAGAAGAGCTTCTTCTGA